From a region of the Acanthochromis polyacanthus isolate Apoly-LR-REF ecotype Palm Island chromosome 3, KAUST_Apoly_ChrSc, whole genome shotgun sequence genome:
- the si:ch211-79m20.1 gene encoding uncharacterized protein si:ch211-79m20.1: MRSWVLLLLLAALLAAHLRLGSAEGDPLPASLVDLVRNSPISSVDDLKLLLQQETNAIEEEEDEHDILTNHTHGRYIRSLVEAQPAQQAACKVRTEVMEVTRSMLDRRNANFLLWPPCVEVQRCSGCCNTRLLQCVPTVTSSRYLQVIKIQYINKKAHYDKAIISVEDHVTCRCQTHSSTSSSSSSSSSVPVPRSSTQSYPNPPPPPPQQPPLSSHLPRPVHPAPPKTHSSKADLHRHDDLKHNQQHFHPEEREPVARQWQQGSYTQLVHWTQPRVHQAPTQVQAGAHQTITGMLGSVGSWPSEARAEHSVMGTTQQVGHGSGYDGSREETGVHVSNSGGEVHHPDHTQRQQQLLQHQQRQQYQYHHQPHYPQQHNHGGAEDQELRTQYRLNAAQSDSASPPVSPTQPSTLAEIPTPLPTAQRDSVTGRKNTEVTHHKQTETATASQKEGNVREESGSANSGDSAGAEPANQGKEKDSKVTSEDGRFTEEERRQKLLEMVQREPEKPTLLHPHHPQQRLKPTAVSTVAPVSASARQAPFRPASPRRRRKHRKRISKAAMRAMIM, from the exons GGCGACCCGCTCCCTGCATCACTGGTCGACCTGGTGAGGAACTCTCCCATCTCCTCCGTGGACgacctgaagctgctgctgcagcaggagacCAACGCAATAG aagaagaagaggacgaGCATGACATTCTCACAAACCACACCCATGGTCGATACATTAGAAGTCTTG TGGAGGCACAGCCGGCCCAGCAGGCGGCCTGTAAGGTTCGAACAGAGGTGATGGAAGTAACGAGATCAATGTTGGACCGCCGAAACGCCAACTTCCTGCTGTGGCCGCCGTGCGTGGAGGTGCAGCGATGTTCGGGCTGCTGCAACACCAGGCTGCTGCAGTGTGTCCCCACAGTCACCTCCAGCAGATACCTGCAG GTGATAAAGATCCAGTACATAAACAAGAAAGCCCACTACGACAAAGCCATCATCTCAGTGGAAGACCACGTCACCTGCAGGTGCCAGACGCACTCATCCAcctcttcgtcttcttcttcctcctcgtctGTTCCCGTCCCTCGCTCCTCCACCCAGAGCTACCCCaatcctcctccacctccaccgcAGCagcctcccctctcctcccacctccCCCGACCCGTTCACCCTGCTCCACCCAAGACTCACTCCTCCAAGGCTGACCTCCATCGCCACGACGACCTGAAGCACAACCAGCAGCATTTCCATCCTGAGGAGCGTGAGCCGGTGGCGAGGCAGTGGCAGCAGGGCAGCTACACCCAGCTTGTGCACTGGACGCAGCCCAGGGTGCATCAGGCGCCCACGCAGGTGCAGGCGGGGGCGCACCAGACGATCACCGGGATGCTCGGGTCGGTCGGCAGCTGGCCGTCTGAAGCGAGGGCAGAACACAGTGTCATGGGAACTACACAGCAGGTGGGGCATGGCAGCGGGTATGAcgggagcagagaggagactgGTGTGCACGTGTCAAACAGTGGGGGCGAAGTGCATCATCCGGATcacacacagaggcagcagcagctgttgCAGCATCAGCAGAGGCAGCAGTATCAGTATCATCATCAGCCGCATTATCCACAACAGCACAACCACGGAGGGGCAGAGGACCAAGAGCTGAGGACACAGTATCGACTCAACGCTGCCCAATCTGACAGCGCCTCCCCACCTGTCAGCCCAACCCAACCGTCCACATTAGCAGAAATCCCCACCCCTCTACCCACCGCTCAGAGAGACTCAGTGACCGGCCGAAAAAATACAGAGGTCACACATCACAAACAGACTGAGACTGCAACGGCCAGTCAAAAAGAAGGGAATGTGAGGGAGGAAAGTGGGTCGGCCAATAGCGGGGACTCGGCAGGGGCTGAGCCGGCCAATCAGGGGAAGGAAAAAGACTCTAAAGTGACCAGTGAGGATGGTCGTttcacagaggaggagaggagacagaaaCTTCTGGAGATGGTACAGAGGGAACCGGAGAAACCGACTCTCCTTCATCCACATCATCCTCAGCAAAGACTAAAGCCAACAG CCGTCTCCACTGTGGCTCCCGTGTCGGCATCAGCCCGTCAGGCCCCGTTCCGACCTGCTTCGCCACGCCGCAGGAGAAAACATCGCAAACGCATCAGCAAAGCAGCCATGAGAGCCATGATCATGTAG